The Thermus brockianus genome window below encodes:
- the hisS gene encoding histidine--tRNA ligase, with protein sequence MAVRGTKDLFGKELRLHQHIVATARRVLEAAGAMELITPVFEETQVFEKGVGAATDIVRKEMFTFQDRGGRSLTLRPEGTAAMVRAYLEHGMKVWPQPVRLWMAGPMFRAERPQKGRYRQFHQVNYEALGSESPILDAEAIVLLYESLKELGLRRLSVKLSSVGDPEDRARYNAYLREVLAPYRDALSEDSKERLDLNPMRILDSKDEKDQALLRELKVRPMLDFLGEGALAHLKAVEGHLNRLGVPYALEPALVRGLDYYVRTAFEVHHEEIGAQSALGGGGRYDGLSELLGGPRVPGVGFAFGVERVALALEAEGFGLPEGKGPDLYLIPLTEEAVAEAFYLAERLRPRLRVEYALGAKKPGKGVEEALKRNAAFAGFLGEDELRTGEVTLKRLSTGEQVRLPQAEALGFLLSALA encoded by the coding sequence ATGGCCGTCCGGGGCACCAAGGACCTTTTCGGCAAGGAGCTTCGGCTCCACCAGCACATCGTGGCCACCGCCCGGCGGGTCCTCGAGGCGGCGGGGGCCATGGAGCTCATCACCCCCGTCTTTGAGGAAACCCAGGTCTTTGAAAAGGGGGTGGGGGCCGCCACGGACATCGTGCGCAAGGAGATGTTCACCTTCCAGGACCGGGGTGGGCGCTCCCTCACCCTGCGCCCCGAGGGTACCGCCGCCATGGTGCGGGCCTACTTGGAGCACGGGATGAAGGTGTGGCCCCAGCCCGTCCGACTTTGGATGGCGGGCCCCATGTTCCGGGCGGAAAGGCCCCAGAAGGGGCGCTACCGCCAGTTCCACCAGGTGAACTACGAGGCCCTGGGCTCGGAAAGCCCCATCCTGGACGCCGAGGCCATCGTCCTCCTCTACGAAAGCCTCAAGGAGCTGGGCCTAAGGCGCCTTTCCGTGAAGCTTTCCTCCGTGGGGGACCCGGAGGACCGGGCCCGGTACAACGCCTACCTGCGGGAGGTCCTGGCCCCTTACCGGGATGCGCTTTCCGAGGACTCCAAGGAGCGGCTTGACCTCAACCCCATGCGCATCCTGGACTCCAAGGACGAGAAGGACCAGGCCCTTTTGCGAGAGCTCAAGGTGCGGCCCATGCTGGACTTCCTGGGGGAAGGGGCCTTGGCCCACCTGAAGGCGGTGGAGGGCCACTTGAACCGGCTTGGCGTGCCCTACGCCCTGGAGCCCGCCCTGGTGCGGGGCCTGGACTACTACGTGCGCACCGCCTTTGAGGTGCACCACGAGGAGATCGGGGCCCAGTCGGCCCTGGGGGGTGGGGGGCGGTACGATGGGCTTTCCGAGCTTTTGGGGGGGCCAAGGGTGCCGGGGGTGGGCTTCGCCTTCGGCGTGGAGCGGGTGGCCCTGGCCCTCGAGGCGGAGGGCTTTGGCCTCCCCGAGGGAAAGGGCCCCGACCTTTACCTCATCCCCCTCACGGAGGAGGCGGTGGCCGAGGCCTTCTACCTGGCAGAGCGCTTAAGGCCCAGGCTCCGGGTGGAGTACGCCCTGGGCGCCAAGAAGCCGGGCAAGGGGGTGGAGGAGGCCCTGAAGCGGAACGCCGCCTTCGCCGGCTTCTTGGGCGAGGACGAGCTTAGGACAGGGGAGGTGACCTTGAAGCGCCTTTCCACCGGGGAACAGGTGCGGCTTCCCCAGGCGGAAGCCCTCGGTTTCCTCCTTTCCGCCCTGGCGTGA
- the aspS gene encoding aspartate--tRNA ligase, giving the protein MRRTHYAGSLREEHAGEEVVLEGWVNRRRDLGGLIFLDLRDREGLVQLVAHPDSPAYAIAERVRSEWVVRAKGRVRLRPEPNPRLPTGSVEVELEALEVLAEAKTPPFPVDAGWRGEEDKEASEELRLKYRYLDLRRKRMQENLRLRHRVIKAIWDFLDREGFVQVETPFLTKSTPEGARDFLVPYRHQPGLFYALPQSPQLFKQMLMVAGLDRYFQIARCFRDEDLRADRQPDFTQLDLEMSFVEVEDVLALNERLMAHVFREALGVELPLPFPRLTYQEAMERYGSDKPDLRFGLELREVGHLFRDSPFQLFRQAESVKALSAPKALSRKEVADLEAVAKRHGAGGLAFARVEEGGFSGSVAKFLDPVREALLQATGARPGDTLLFVAASRKVAAEALGQVRLALADLLALPREGFRFLWVVDFPLLEWDEERGAWTYMHHPFTSPHPEDLPLLDTEPGRVRALAYDLVLNGVEVGGGSIRIHDPALQAKMFALLGIGEEEQKEKFGFFLEALTYGAPPHGGIAWGLDRLLALMTGSPSIREVIAFPKNKEGKDPLTGAPSPVPEEQLRELGLMVIRHG; this is encoded by the coding sequence ATGCGCCGCACCCACTACGCCGGAAGCCTTAGGGAAGAGCATGCGGGTGAGGAGGTGGTCCTGGAGGGCTGGGTCAACCGCCGCCGGGACCTGGGGGGCCTCATCTTTTTGGACCTCCGGGACCGGGAAGGCCTGGTGCAACTGGTGGCCCATCCGGATAGCCCCGCCTACGCCATCGCCGAACGGGTGCGTTCCGAGTGGGTGGTGCGGGCCAAGGGCCGGGTGCGCCTCCGCCCCGAGCCCAACCCCCGCCTGCCCACGGGGAGTGTGGAGGTGGAACTGGAGGCCTTGGAGGTCCTGGCCGAGGCCAAAACCCCGCCCTTTCCCGTGGACGCCGGCTGGCGGGGGGAAGAGGACAAGGAGGCTTCCGAAGAGCTCCGCCTGAAGTACCGCTACCTGGACCTCCGCAGGAAGCGGATGCAGGAAAACCTGCGCCTGCGCCACCGGGTCATCAAGGCCATCTGGGACTTCCTGGACCGGGAGGGCTTCGTCCAGGTGGAAACCCCCTTCCTCACCAAGAGCACCCCGGAAGGGGCCCGGGACTTCCTCGTCCCCTACCGCCACCAACCGGGCCTCTTCTACGCCCTGCCCCAGTCCCCCCAGCTTTTCAAGCAGATGCTCATGGTGGCGGGGTTGGACCGCTACTTCCAGATCGCCCGCTGCTTCCGGGACGAGGACCTGCGCGCCGACCGCCAGCCCGACTTCACCCAGCTGGACCTGGAGATGAGCTTCGTGGAAGTGGAGGACGTCCTCGCCCTAAACGAGCGCCTAATGGCCCACGTCTTCCGCGAGGCCTTGGGCGTGGAGCTCCCCCTCCCCTTCCCCCGCCTCACCTACCAGGAGGCCATGGAGCGCTACGGTTCGGACAAGCCCGACCTGCGCTTTGGGCTGGAGCTAAGGGAGGTGGGGCACCTCTTCCGGGATAGCCCCTTCCAGCTTTTCCGACAGGCGGAAAGCGTGAAGGCCCTTTCCGCCCCCAAGGCCCTTTCCCGGAAGGAGGTGGCCGATCTGGAAGCGGTGGCCAAGCGCCACGGGGCGGGGGGGCTGGCCTTCGCCCGGGTGGAGGAAGGAGGCTTCTCTGGAAGCGTGGCCAAGTTCCTGGACCCCGTGCGGGAAGCCCTCCTCCAGGCCACGGGGGCCAGGCCCGGGGACACCCTCCTCTTCGTGGCGGCAAGCAGGAAAGTGGCGGCGGAGGCCCTGGGGCAGGTGCGCCTCGCCCTGGCCGACCTCCTGGCCCTGCCTCGGGAAGGCTTCCGGTTCCTTTGGGTGGTGGACTTCCCCCTTCTGGAGTGGGACGAGGAGCGGGGGGCTTGGACCTACATGCACCACCCCTTCACGAGCCCCCACCCCGAGGACCTGCCCCTTTTGGACACGGAACCGGGCCGGGTCCGGGCCCTGGCCTACGACCTGGTCCTGAACGGGGTGGAGGTGGGGGGCGGGTCCATCCGCATCCACGACCCTGCCCTACAGGCCAAGATGTTCGCCCTCCTGGGCATCGGCGAGGAGGAGCAGAAGGAGAAGTTCGGGTTTTTCCTCGAGGCCCTCACCTACGGCGCCCCGCCCCACGGGGGCATCGCCTGGGGCTTGGACCGCCTCCTCGCCCTCATGACCGGTAGCCCCTCCATCCGCGAGGTCATCGCCTTCCCCAAGAACAAGGAGGGCAAGGACCCCTTGACCGGGGCCCCGAGCCCCGTGCCCGAGGAGCAACTGCGGGAACTCGGCCTTATGGTGATCCGCCATGGCTAG
- a CDS encoding PhzF family phenazine biosynthesis protein: MARIPYVLVDAFAPTPGAGNRVAIVLDARGMSGEEMRQVAKRLSEPETAFVTERQGNVFAVRFFTPGGEVEFSGHAAVALGLALVRLGLAPEGSERLILHTPAEALPVEVAYEAGEPKKAWVRGPTPRFRDLPPFQVLKEVLEALGSDERYLHRGLPYGVAYTGLWSLFVPLVAPGVVDALEPDMALLAEVSRRLEVATVHAYAPMGPRSFYARDFAPLLGIPEDPVTGSANAALGALLARAGVVPKREGRVHLSIYQGHRLGNPGMVEVEVEYSPTGVPLSVRLGGEAAIVATGEL; the protein is encoded by the coding sequence ATGGCTAGGATTCCCTACGTTCTGGTGGACGCCTTCGCCCCCACCCCGGGGGCGGGAAACCGCGTGGCCATCGTTCTGGACGCCCGGGGCATGAGCGGGGAGGAGATGCGCCAGGTGGCCAAAAGGCTTTCCGAGCCCGAGACCGCCTTCGTCACCGAAAGGCAAGGCAACGTCTTCGCCGTGCGCTTTTTCACCCCAGGGGGCGAGGTGGAGTTTTCCGGCCACGCCGCCGTGGCCTTGGGCCTGGCCCTGGTGCGCCTGGGCCTCGCCCCCGAGGGCAGCGAGCGGCTTATCCTCCACACCCCGGCGGAAGCCCTCCCGGTGGAGGTCGCCTACGAGGCGGGGGAGCCCAAGAAAGCCTGGGTGCGGGGGCCTACCCCGAGGTTCCGGGACCTGCCCCCCTTCCAGGTCCTGAAGGAAGTCCTAGAGGCCTTGGGCTCCGATGAGCGCTACCTCCACCGGGGCCTGCCCTACGGGGTGGCCTACACCGGGCTTTGGAGCCTTTTCGTCCCCTTGGTGGCCCCGGGGGTGGTGGACGCCCTGGAGCCGGACATGGCCCTCCTCGCCGAGGTCTCCCGGCGCTTGGAGGTGGCCACGGTCCACGCCTACGCCCCCATGGGACCGAGGAGCTTCTACGCCCGGGACTTCGCTCCCCTCCTCGGCATCCCCGAGGACCCGGTGACGGGCTCGGCCAACGCCGCCTTGGGGGCGCTTTTGGCCCGGGCGGGGGTGGTGCCCAAGCGGGAAGGGAGGGTACACCTTTCCATCTACCAGGGCCACCGCCTGGGCAACCCGGGGATGGTGGAGGTGGAGGTGGAGTATAGCCCCACAGGGGTACCCCTTTCCGTGCGGCTTGGGGGAGAAGCGGCCATCGTGGCCACGGGTGAGCTCTGA
- a CDS encoding HAD family hydrolase, with protein sequence MVRLVFVDVDGTLVGKEGVPACVWPAVEAAKARGLRLSLLTGRPGRGEALRLAQRLDPEGLHVFESGAVVLSLSQDPHEPQAKPFFVAALPVAAAQEVVRLARRLSLPLEGYTADGGFFMEGDSPLLLAHQRLLGVEAEGADLLRLESPLVRLQVLAGPEAPLGALLDALPEELAAHTAESPKMPGVRFVSLTRKGVGKLSGARLVAEAYGLDLTACAMVGDGENDLEVLQAVGLGIAMGNAPLSVKRAAKRVVAPVDACGLAEALAALG encoded by the coding sequence ATGGTGCGCCTGGTTTTCGTGGACGTGGACGGCACCTTGGTGGGGAAGGAGGGGGTGCCTGCCTGCGTCTGGCCGGCGGTGGAGGCGGCCAAGGCCCGGGGCCTGCGCCTTTCCCTCCTCACGGGCCGCCCAGGAAGGGGGGAAGCCCTCCGCCTGGCCCAGCGGCTGGACCCCGAAGGCCTCCACGTCTTTGAGTCGGGGGCGGTGGTCCTCTCCCTTTCCCAAGACCCCCACGAGCCCCAGGCGAAGCCCTTCTTCGTGGCGGCGTTGCCCGTGGCGGCGGCCCAGGAGGTGGTGCGCCTCGCCCGCCGGCTTTCCCTCCCCTTGGAGGGCTACACCGCCGACGGGGGCTTTTTCATGGAAGGGGATAGCCCCTTGCTCTTGGCCCACCAAAGGCTTTTGGGGGTGGAGGCGGAAGGGGCGGACCTCCTGAGGCTAGAAAGCCCCTTGGTGCGCCTCCAGGTGCTGGCGGGACCCGAGGCGCCTTTGGGGGCCCTCTTGGACGCCCTGCCCGAGGAGCTCGCCGCCCACACGGCCGAAAGCCCCAAGATGCCCGGGGTGCGCTTCGTCTCCCTCACCCGAAAGGGCGTGGGCAAGCTCTCGGGGGCCCGGTTGGTGGCGGAGGCCTATGGGCTGGACCTTACGGCCTGCGCCATGGTGGGGGATGGGGAGAACGACCTCGAGGTCCTCCAGGCGGTGGGCCTCGGCATCGCCATGGGGAACGCCCCCTTAAGCGTGAAGCGGGCGGCCAAGCGGGTGGTGGCCCCCGTGGACGCCTGCGGCCTGGCGGAAGCCCTGGCCGCCCTCGGGTAA
- the asnS gene encoding asparagine--tRNA ligase produces MRVFIDEIAQYKDQEVELRGWLYQKRSKGKIHFLVLRDGTGFLQATVVKGEVPEDVFTQADRLPQETALKAWGLVREDPRAPGGYELMVRHLEVVSLPQGEYPIGPKEHGIDFLMDHRHLWLRHRRPFAVMRIRDELERAIHDFFGERGFLRFDAPILTPSAVEGTTELFEVELFDGEKAYLSQSGQLYAEAGALAYAKVYTFGPTFRAERSKTRRHLLEFWMVEPEVAFMTHEENMALQEELVSYLVARVLDRRARELEMLGRNPKALEPAAQGNYPRLTYKEAVALVNQLAEKDPEVPPLPYGEDFGAPHEAALSRQFDRPVFIERYPARIKAFYMEPDPEDPELVLNNDLLAPEGYGEIIGGSQRIHDLELLRRKIQEFGLPEEVYDWYLDLRRFGSVPHSGFGLGLERTVAWICGLNHVREAIPFPRMYTRMRP; encoded by the coding sequence ATGCGGGTCTTCATTGACGAGATCGCCCAGTACAAGGACCAAGAGGTGGAGCTCAGGGGCTGGCTCTACCAGAAGCGCTCCAAGGGCAAGATCCACTTCCTCGTCCTCCGGGATGGCACCGGCTTCCTCCAGGCCACGGTGGTGAAAGGGGAGGTGCCCGAGGACGTCTTTACCCAAGCGGACCGCCTGCCCCAGGAAACGGCCCTCAAGGCCTGGGGCCTGGTGCGGGAGGATCCGAGGGCCCCAGGCGGGTACGAGCTCATGGTGAGGCATCTGGAGGTGGTGAGCCTGCCCCAAGGGGAGTACCCCATCGGCCCCAAGGAGCACGGCATTGACTTCCTCATGGACCACCGCCACCTTTGGCTCCGCCACCGCCGTCCCTTCGCCGTGATGCGCATCCGGGACGAGCTGGAGCGGGCCATCCACGACTTCTTTGGCGAACGGGGTTTCCTGCGCTTTGACGCCCCCATCCTCACCCCAAGCGCCGTGGAGGGGACCACGGAGCTCTTTGAGGTGGAGCTCTTTGACGGGGAAAAGGCCTACCTCTCCCAGTCGGGCCAGCTTTACGCCGAGGCCGGGGCCCTGGCCTACGCCAAGGTCTACACCTTCGGCCCCACCTTCCGCGCCGAGCGCTCCAAGACCAGGCGCCACCTTCTGGAATTCTGGATGGTGGAGCCCGAGGTGGCCTTCATGACCCACGAGGAGAACATGGCCCTCCAGGAGGAGCTGGTGAGCTACCTGGTGGCCCGGGTGCTGGACCGGCGCGCCCGGGAGCTGGAGATGCTCGGTCGCAACCCCAAGGCCCTCGAGCCCGCCGCCCAAGGAAACTACCCCCGCCTCACCTATAAGGAGGCGGTGGCCCTGGTGAACCAGCTTGCGGAGAAGGACCCCGAGGTGCCGCCCCTGCCCTACGGGGAGGACTTCGGCGCCCCCCATGAGGCCGCCCTCAGCCGCCAGTTTGACCGGCCGGTCTTCATCGAGCGCTACCCTGCCCGGATCAAGGCCTTTTACATGGAACCCGACCCCGAGGACCCGGAGCTGGTCCTAAACAACGACCTCCTGGCCCCCGAGGGCTACGGGGAGATCATCGGGGGTAGCCAGAGAATCCACGACCTGGAACTTCTACGCAGGAAAATCCAGGAGTTCGGCCTCCCGGAGGAGGTCTACGACTGGTATCTGGACCTGAGGCGCTTTGGCAGCGTGCCCCACTCGGGTTTCGGATTGGGCCTCGAGCGCACCGTGGCCTGGATCTGTGGCCTTAACCACGTGCGGGAGGCCATCCCCTTCCCCAGGATGTACACCCGGATGCGGCCCTAG
- the pdxT gene encoding pyridoxal 5'-phosphate synthase glutaminase subunit PdxT — protein sequence MRGVVGVLALQGDFREHKEALKRLGIEAKEVRKKEHLEGLKALIVPGGESTTIGKLAREYGIEDEVRKRVEEGSLALFGTCAGAIWLAKEIVGYPEQPRLGVLEAWVERNAFGRQVESFEEDLEVRGLGPFHGVFIRAPAFRKLGEGVEVLAELNGLPVLVRQGKILASAFHPELTQDPRLHRYFLELAGL from the coding sequence ATGAGGGGCGTGGTCGGCGTCCTAGCCCTGCAAGGGGATTTCCGCGAGCACAAGGAGGCGCTTAAGCGCCTGGGGATAGAGGCAAAGGAGGTGCGGAAGAAGGAGCACCTGGAGGGGCTCAAGGCTCTCATCGTGCCTGGCGGGGAGTCCACCACCATCGGCAAGCTGGCCCGGGAATACGGAATCGAGGACGAGGTGCGCAAGCGGGTGGAAGAGGGTTCCCTGGCCCTCTTCGGCACCTGCGCCGGGGCCATCTGGTTGGCCAAGGAGATCGTGGGCTACCCCGAGCAACCCCGTTTGGGGGTGTTGGAGGCATGGGTGGAACGCAACGCCTTTGGCAGGCAGGTGGAAAGCTTTGAGGAGGACCTCGAGGTCCGGGGTTTGGGTCCCTTCCACGGGGTTTTCATTAGAGCCCCAGCCTTCCGCAAATTGGGGGAAGGAGTGGAGGTGCTGGCGGAGCTGAATGGTCTTCCCGTCCTGGTACGCCAGGGCAAGATCCTCGCCAGCGCCTTCCACCCCGAGCTCACCCAGGACCCCAGGCTTCACCGCTACTTCCTGGAGCTGGCAGGCCTCTAG
- the nhaA gene encoding Na+/H+ antiporter NhaA, which produces MPVRRYPRLLEQFLESEAKGGLVLFLAALLAFILANTPAATVYFGLREVLVGVRFGEFSLEKPLLLWVNDLLMAFFFLLVGLELKRELVSGELKNPRRAGLALAGAVGGMILPAFLYLAINPSLPEARGWGVPMATDIAFALGVLALVPRVPLGLKLFLTALAIVDDLGAVLVIALFYTGGLESLPLILAVLILGFALLLNRLGVWHLWPYMLLGLLLWYFVLQSGLHATLAGVLLALAVPLRRARAFQGATSAQDPEELEGELEGLEEQVEEAQSPLHRLEHTLHPWVAFGVLPVFAFFNAGVALQGLGFGSVAWGISLGLLLGKPLGIFFASWLALRLGLGALPEGVNLKSIVGVGFLAGIGFTMALFIAGLAFEGGMLDQAKVGVLSASLVAGLVGVLLVRASLDRSEA; this is translated from the coding sequence ATGCCCGTGCGCAGGTATCCCAGGCTACTAGAGCAGTTTCTTGAAAGTGAGGCCAAAGGAGGGCTGGTCCTCTTCTTGGCGGCTCTTCTGGCATTTATACTGGCCAACACTCCGGCGGCCACGGTCTATTTTGGGCTACGAGAAGTTCTGGTGGGTGTTCGTTTTGGCGAGTTTTCATTGGAAAAGCCGCTGCTTCTTTGGGTCAACGACCTCCTCATGGCGTTTTTCTTCCTACTGGTGGGACTGGAGCTTAAGCGTGAACTTGTTTCTGGCGAGCTTAAGAATCCCAGGAGGGCTGGGCTAGCCTTGGCAGGGGCGGTAGGGGGGATGATCCTGCCGGCCTTTTTGTACCTGGCAATCAATCCCAGTCTGCCCGAGGCTCGTGGCTGGGGAGTACCCATGGCCACGGACATCGCCTTTGCCTTGGGGGTTTTGGCTCTGGTACCTCGGGTGCCTCTGGGACTTAAGCTCTTTCTCACTGCCTTAGCCATAGTAGATGACCTGGGGGCGGTTTTGGTGATTGCCCTCTTCTACACCGGGGGCTTAGAATCCCTTCCCTTGATCCTGGCGGTCCTGATCCTGGGTTTTGCTCTTCTGCTCAATCGCCTAGGGGTGTGGCATCTTTGGCCCTACATGCTTCTGGGGTTACTTCTGTGGTATTTTGTCCTCCAGTCAGGTCTTCATGCTACCTTGGCCGGGGTGCTTTTGGCTTTGGCTGTCCCTCTGCGGCGGGCTAGGGCTTTCCAGGGGGCTACCTCTGCCCAGGACCCCGAGGAGCTGGAGGGGGAGTTGGAAGGCCTCGAGGAGCAGGTGGAGGAAGCGCAAAGCCCCTTGCACCGTCTGGAACACACCCTTCACCCTTGGGTAGCCTTTGGGGTGTTGCCGGTTTTTGCATTTTTTAATGCTGGGGTTGCCTTGCAGGGGCTGGGGTTTGGTTCCGTGGCCTGGGGGATAAGCTTGGGTCTTCTCTTGGGGAAACCTTTGGGAATCTTCTTTGCTTCCTGGCTAGCGTTGCGGTTGGGTTTGGGCGCCTTGCCCGAAGGGGTGAACCTAAAGTCCATTGTGGGTGTGGGCTTTTTGGCAGGCATTGGCTTTACCATGGCCCTTTTCATTGCTGGCTTGGCCTTTGAAGGGGGGATGCTGGACCAAGCCAAGGTGGGGGTACTCTCCGCTTCTCTAGTGGCCGGGTTAGTGGGTGTTCTTTTGGTGCGAGCTTCCCTTGACAGGTCCGAAGCCTAG
- a CDS encoding heavy metal translocating P-type ATPase yields MDAHRVRVFRVEGLDCADCALKVEKALSGVPGVVQAQVSFASGKAYLHLEVPGAEKEAERVVSALGYRLKPEGDTTRGVLGPWRWALASGGLLLAAFLASLFLPGLAPWGYRLAALVGVFPLARRAVAAFRQNPFSMQTLVTLATLGALLIGAEAEAAVVVFLFLVGEVLEAYSVAQARRSLYALSELLPRRAYRLKEGGVEEVPLKALRVGDLVRVPPGERVPADGVVVSGQASLEEAAFTGEPLPRPKGIGDRVYGGSLVQEGSLVVKVERLPEEGFLAEMERLAEGALLKKSQAERVVDAFSRRYTPAVLALAGFVALVLPLFQGDFLGHVYKALALLLIACPCALVVSVPAAIAAGVARGARAGVLFKSGAALERLAGVRYVALDKTGTLTLGKPTLVRVVTFGVSAEEALALAKGVAEGSSHPLARAVREALGPKALPSEEHRAVPGLGAFARVEGKEVGLVRPEAWDLPPEVEAQVKALAEEGFSLSLLVREGVPLALLAFQDTPRLEAREALAELRRLGLKPLLLTGDRETSALALGTAIGLFPEEIRAGLSPVDKLRLVEEMEGRGGVAMVGDGVNDAPALAKATVGLAVAEGTEAALQSADVGLLSLAALPRAFRLSRLTLGVVRQNVALAVGLKGLVLLTTLMGYTGLWTAVLADNGALVLVTANSLRLLWRRV; encoded by the coding sequence ATGGATGCTCACAGGGTTCGCGTGTTCCGGGTGGAGGGTTTGGACTGCGCCGACTGCGCCTTAAAGGTGGAGAAAGCCCTTTCCGGGGTGCCTGGAGTGGTGCAGGCCCAGGTCAGCTTTGCCAGCGGTAAGGCGTATCTGCACCTCGAGGTTCCCGGGGCGGAGAAGGAGGCGGAAAGGGTGGTTTCCGCCCTGGGCTACCGTTTGAAGCCTGAAGGGGACACGACCAGGGGTGTTTTGGGACCCTGGCGCTGGGCCTTGGCTTCCGGAGGGCTTCTCCTGGCGGCCTTTTTGGCTTCGCTCTTCCTCCCCGGCCTAGCCCCTTGGGGCTATCGGCTGGCGGCCTTGGTGGGGGTTTTCCCCCTGGCTCGTCGTGCGGTGGCTGCGTTCCGGCAAAACCCCTTCAGCATGCAAACCCTGGTTACGCTGGCTACCCTGGGAGCCTTGCTCATCGGGGCGGAGGCCGAGGCGGCGGTGGTGGTCTTCCTCTTCCTCGTGGGGGAGGTGCTGGAGGCTTATAGCGTGGCCCAGGCCCGCAGGTCCCTTTACGCCCTTTCCGAGCTTCTTCCCAGGCGGGCCTACCGCCTGAAGGAGGGTGGGGTGGAGGAGGTACCCCTTAAGGCCTTGAGGGTGGGGGACCTGGTGAGGGTGCCCCCGGGGGAGCGGGTACCGGCCGACGGGGTGGTGGTGTCTGGACAGGCTTCCTTGGAGGAGGCCGCCTTCACCGGGGAGCCCTTGCCTAGGCCCAAGGGGATAGGGGACCGGGTTTACGGGGGCAGTCTGGTGCAGGAGGGGAGCTTGGTGGTAAAGGTGGAGCGCCTTCCCGAGGAGGGCTTCCTGGCGGAGATGGAACGCCTGGCGGAGGGGGCCTTGCTTAAGAAGAGCCAGGCGGAGCGGGTGGTGGATGCCTTTAGCCGCCGCTACACCCCGGCGGTCCTGGCCCTGGCAGGCTTCGTGGCCCTGGTCCTTCCCCTTTTCCAGGGGGATTTCCTGGGGCATGTCTACAAGGCCTTGGCCCTTCTCCTCATCGCCTGTCCCTGCGCTCTGGTGGTGTCGGTGCCTGCGGCCATCGCCGCAGGGGTGGCCCGGGGAGCCAGGGCGGGGGTGCTCTTTAAGAGCGGGGCGGCCCTGGAGCGCTTGGCTGGGGTTCGCTACGTGGCTTTGGACAAGACGGGAACCCTGACCCTGGGAAAGCCCACGCTGGTGCGGGTGGTTACCTTTGGGGTTTCGGCGGAGGAGGCCTTGGCCCTGGCGAAGGGGGTGGCGGAGGGTTCCTCCCACCCCTTAGCCCGGGCGGTGCGGGAGGCTTTGGGCCCCAAGGCCTTGCCCTCGGAGGAGCATCGGGCGGTGCCGGGCCTCGGGGCCTTCGCTCGGGTGGAGGGGAAGGAGGTGGGTTTGGTGCGGCCCGAGGCCTGGGACCTGCCCCCGGAAGTAGAGGCCCAGGTGAAGGCCTTGGCGGAGGAAGGCTTCAGCCTTTCCCTCTTGGTTAGGGAGGGGGTTCCCTTGGCCCTCTTGGCCTTCCAGGATACCCCCCGCCTCGAGGCCCGGGAAGCCTTGGCCGAACTGCGCCGACTGGGCCTTAAGCCCCTCCTGCTTACCGGCGACCGGGAGACCTCTGCTTTGGCTTTGGGCACGGCCATAGGGCTTTTTCCTGAGGAAATCCGGGCTGGCCTTTCTCCCGTGGACAAGCTCCGCCTGGTGGAGGAGATGGAAGGTAGGGGTGGCGTGGCCATGGTGGGGGATGGGGTGAACGACGCCCCAGCCCTGGCCAAGGCCACGGTAGGGCTTGCCGTGGCCGAGGGCACGGAAGCGGCCCTGCAGAGTGCAGACGTGGGGCTTCTGAGCCTTGCCGCCTTGCCCCGGGCCTTCCGGCTAAGCCGCCTGACCCTGGGCGTGGTCCGCCAGAACGTGGCCTTGGCGGTGGGGCTCAAGGGGCTTGTCCTCCTCACCACCCTCATGGGTTACACGGGGCTTTGGACCGCAGTGCTGGCGGACAATGGAGCACTCGTGTTGGTGACGGCCAACAGTCTGCGTCTTTTGTGGCGCCGGGTATAG
- a CDS encoding ArsR/SmtB family transcription factor, translated as MVSRAVCGVYEIHPERVEKARAALPEEAVLGEAALLLKALADPTRMRLLLALKAAEELCVCDLALLAGVSVSAVSHQLRLLRQARLVAFRREGKQVYYRLADEHVERLLEGALEHAEENT; from the coding sequence ATGGTGTCGCGGGCGGTCTGCGGGGTTTACGAGATCCACCCTGAGCGGGTGGAGAAGGCGCGCGCGGCCTTGCCCGAGGAGGCGGTGCTGGGGGAAGCCGCCCTCCTCCTTAAGGCCCTGGCCGATCCCACCCGGATGCGGCTTCTTTTGGCCTTGAAGGCGGCGGAAGAGCTTTGTGTGTGCGATTTGGCCCTTCTTGCCGGGGTTTCCGTTTCTGCGGTGAGCCATCAGCTCAGGCTTCTGCGCCAGGCAAGGCTGGTGGCCTTCCGGAGAGAGGGAAAGCAGGTCTACTACCGCTTGGCGGACGAGCACGTGGAACGGCTTCTTGAGGGGGCTTTGGAGCACGCGGAAGAGAACACTTGA